The sequence below is a genomic window from Nicotiana tomentosiformis chromosome 6, ASM39032v3, whole genome shotgun sequence.
caaattaactccctatggaaatcgatcccgacctcatcGGGTAAAACTTCATCGACCACTCCTTGCTACTATATAGTGGTGTAAGTTTGGCCACTATCACTTTTTAGCGCCGTTGCTGGGGAATTAGATGGTGTTGActatctatctaactatttgtgtgttttgttttgttttctttccttCTGTTTGTCTAAATTTTGTGTATCCAtcgctttaggtaccaaatggctcataatgatgctctcgAACATATTCTtccgggggaggaggtagatgacaatggtgaggatgaggttaatctagaacctcaagtcCAAAGAAGAGGCCTCCAGGCTAATAACAACATTCCAAAtcctcccccacctcctccacgGGAAGCACACCAGGTGCTACCCAACGAAGGTTATGCAAGTGCAACTGTCCCGCCCTAGATTCGAGAgggcaattttcaaattacaaatgtcatgctAACCCTATTAGAGCAAAGGAgcttcttcaccggagctcctcATCAGAACGGATAGAAGCATCTAAAGGGctttgtagacacatgctgggggagcaagTTGGCGAATGTGTCGGAGAACGCTCTGAGATTGAGACTTTTCCCATTTTTACTTAGAGGGAAAGCTTTGGACTGgctcgagaggctacccaaccactccatacacACATGGGATGAGTTGGAAGAAAAGTTTACAGCCAAGTATTTTTTACCGGGTCATATGGCAACATTGAGGGATAagatcttagcctttaaacaagaacctaatgAACCCCTACATAAAATCTGGGAGAgataccggacaatggtcaaggaatccccaaataatgatatgactgaagcaatgattcaACAGACATTCTATAGGGGCATCAACACGACCAACTAGTGTGTGGTGAATCAACTAGTTGGGGGAAATTTTATAAAGATGCCTTATGCCGATGCTTGTGACATACGTGATGAGATGGCTGACACATCTTTAGCTTGGCAGAGTCAGGAAAATGTTCCTTAGTgtgaccctaatgtcatccatcttcacaaggAATTTCATGATCACGaacaagccatagccgagttgacaactactACGAATCAGTTAGCAAAGACCCAGCTTCAGCAAGTTTAAGGGACAAAacaagtaaatgccatggaaggggtaAATGTCATAGTCAACAGGAGGAAACAAtgtggtcaacaagtgcaaaacaatcaagatcaatatgagcaaagtggtagtggtgacaatcaagacgattcttatgatgatcaaagtgaggaagtATTATATGCCAATAATTACCAAGGTCAATGGAgaaatgctccaaatcaacaatggagatcgcaagggaactatcaaaattggggcaaccaaggccaaggaaattggaacaatggcaacaacaataattagaattgggggaacaacaataacaattggggcaacaatggaaaccaagggggttggaataataataatcaaggaaatcgggggtctgGCGtccaaaggcccccgatgtatcaacaaccaaacaatccgcctccatatttgtctcaagggcaaagttcttcaaacaatgagataggGCGAATagagaatatgttcaaacaaatgctGGAAAGGAATGCTAACtctgatgcccaaatagcctcccatactACCTCTATTCGCAACTTCGAAGTACAactgggtcaaatttctcaagcattgaatactcgccctaagggggcactaccaagtgatacggtagtaaacccgaagggtgggaaccaTACAGGCCATGCTATAgcggtgaccacaagaagcggtagaggtggagatgcaagtacttctgatccaaagaagattgtgagTGAAGATGTTATGTTGCAAGAAGATGATGAGGTTCAAACCAATGATGATaatgtgaatgatgaagtgaggatCGATAGCAATGATAACATGGAGGAGactcaaaatgatgtgaacccgtctagggaacacgtgatagacataccggaaATGGTAGTGCCTAAATCCAAGGCCCCTTTGCCAAGGCCCCCTCcaccgtatcctcaaaggcttgcaaagaaaaataatgaaaataaattcaaaaagtttattgaAATGATGAAAAGCTTGTCAATCAATGTTcccttggtggaagctctcaaacaaatgccgggatatgccaagttcatgaaggacttggtaactaagaagagatctatgaattgtgagaccatcaaaatgactcatcaagtgagtgccattgtgcactcgatggctctaaagcttgaagatcccggtgcctttacaattccatgcaccattggtAGAGCCGATTTTAAAAAAGCCTTGTGTGATCTgggagcaagtattaatttgatgccatattacGTGTTCAAGACACTAGGTAATGTGCAACCAAGAGATACttccatgagattacaaatggcggatcggacaatgaaaaggccgcttggtattattgatgatgttctagtcTGGGTCGACACGTTTATTTTGCTTGCTAATTTTGTGATTCTCTACTGCGAAgtcgactatgaggtgcctataataTTAGGGAGTTCTTTCCTAGCAACAGGGAAGGCATTGGTGGATGTGGAAGAaggggagctcaccttccgagtgggtgatGAAAATGTTGTATTCCACGTGTGAaaatcaatgaggcaaccaaatagcaatgaaatttgctcttttgtggatcttgtgacagaggtgatagttgatgacacgagtgccaTGATCAATATGGAAGATCCTTTGGAAGTTATGTTGCTAAACCATGAGGATGATGAAAAGGAAGGCTTGGTTGAATGTGCAAATgcgttgcaaggaatgggatcctactcatatggGCCCCGTAAACTTTCATTGGACTTGGAAACCCataagactccaccaacaaagccctcaatcgaggagccaccaacattggagttgaaacctttgccttcacacctcaggtatgaattcttaggcccttcttccacattacctgttattctttccattggcctaactaacgtgcaggtagactccactCTTGCGATGCTTTGGctgacattcggggtataagccctgccttttgcatgcacaaaattatactagaggatgatgccaaaccctccgtggaacatcagaggaggttgaacgaggctatgcaagaggtcgtcaagaaggaaattgtcaagtggcttgatgcaggggttgtgtaccctatTTCGGATAACTCATGGACTTCACCGGTACAATGTGTGCTGAAGAAGGGGGtatgactgtggtcacaaatgagaaaaatgagttgatccccactcgtactgtcaccggatggagggtatgtatggactacagaaagtTGAACAAAGTGGCCCGCAAAGACCACTTTCCATtgccctttcttgatcaaatgttggacagacttgccgggcgtgcctactattgctttttggatgggtactcaggatacaaccagattctcattgcaccggAGGACCAAGATAAAACAACCTTCACATGTCTGTATGAcacatttgcattctcacggatgccgtttggtttgtgtaatgcaccggctacctttcagcggtgtatgatggcaatatttacggatatggtggaggacgtcctcgaagtgttcatggatgattttaatgttgtgggggactcatttgaagaatgcttggataatcttgacaaaaTGTTGtcccgatgtgaagagaccaacctagtgcttaattgggGAAAATGCCACTTTATGGTTGAGGAGGGAATTGTCCTCGTCCATAAGATCTCAAAGGatggtattgaagtggacaaagaaaagattgaagttatttcaaaactccctcctcctacttcTGTCAAGGgaattaggagctttcttgggcacGCGGGGTTCTACTGAAGGTTCattaaggatttctcaaaagtggtgaaccccttgtgcaaactgctagaaaaggatgcaaattttgtgttcaatgaagattgcatgaaagcttttgagattctcaagtataaattgacaaccactcccatcatcaccgcacccaattggaacttaccatttgagctcatgtgcgatgctagtgacatTGCGATATGAGCAATTTTGGGGCAGagggtcaacaagatatttcattcggtctattatgcaagcaaaacaatgaatgatgcccaagtcaattatacggtgatcgagaaagagttattagccattgtattcgccatggaaaagttcaggccatatctcatgggtgccaaagtgattATGCACACCGATCACGCGGCACTCCGTTACTTAATGACCAAGAACGACtcgaaggctaggttgatgagatgggttcctCTGCTTCAAgattttgaccttgaaatcattaATAAAAAAGGATGtgataatcaagtggcggaccacttgtcctaCTTAGAAGAGTAGGTAAGGCCCCATAATGGCCTCGAAATCAATGATtcattcccggatgaacaactcctctccgtgtctttgaatggtatgccttggttcgccgatgtggATAACTTTCTTGTGATCGGCATTGTCCCGAGTAAGCTATCTTCTAActaaaggaagaaactcaaacagTACAGCttagattattattgggacgagccctatcttttcacgatttgcaatgatggtgtgatcCGGAGATGTGTCCCGGAAGAGGAGCAAATAAATATTCTTGATGCTTGCCATTCCTCTCCCTACGATGTtcatcatggtggggcgagaactgcttcAAAGGTTCTTAGCTATGGATTTTTATTGGCCTACCCTGTATAAAGATGCAAGTGAGCTTGTTaagaggtgtgatgaatgccaaagagctggtggaatttccaagaaaGATGAAATGCCTCTCAGCACTATTCTTGAGATCGATATTTTTGACGTGTGGAGGATAGACTTCATGGGGCCATTTGTGAGTTTCTGTGGTAACACTTATATTATGGTTGCTGTTTATTATGTTTCCAAGTGGGTTGAAGATGTatctttgcccaacaatgaggcacagagtgtggtggcgttcctaaagaaaaatatcttcacacggTTTGGCACCCCTCGGGCAATCATCAGTGATGAGGGTTCTCATTTCTGCAATAAGTCTTTCGACACTTTgctttccaagtatggtgtcaatcataaggtgtcaaccccttatcatccccaggctagtggacaagttgaggtctctAACAGGAAGAtaaagagcatattatcaaaaactgtcaatgcaaaccggacggattggtcaaagaaacttgacgatgctttgtgggcttatagaactgcatacaaaactccaatgatgttggtaacatgcgtcgtgccacgacaataaatcagacgcttcttgggaggcaacctatgTGTTTTTCTTTCGTCTTTGATTTCCTTCTTAGATCAGGCTTTATTTTGAACTAACTGATTGTGAGCTTTGTATAGGAATTGTTTATGCAATACAGGATTGTTGCTGGAAATATTTTCCTAAGAGTGGGGAATTACACGGACCGCGCTCAATTTTTTGCGGTCAGCTAAAGCTTATCGCGAGGGCGTATATTGTCAGCGGACGCGGATTTGAAAACTCCTGAatatcaactctctgaagttgtatTCGCGTCCGCGTTCGTAATTTCGAGGTCCGCGTTGGTATTACACGGTCGCGCCCATTATTCCTCTCTCAGTGGacctgtttctgaaaaggttcttCGAAAGCTATAAAGCGCGGATGTGGTGGAATTACGCGGACCGCGCTCAGGTGACCTTTGGGGTTGGTATA
It includes:
- the LOC138894421 gene encoding uncharacterized protein, with protein sequence MYQQPNNPPPYLSQGQSSSNNEIGRIENMFKQMLERNANSDAQIASHTTSIRNFEVQLGQISQALNTRPKGALPSDTVVNPKGGNHTGHAIAVTTRSGRGGDASTSDPKKIVSEDVMLQEDDEVQTNDDNVNDEVRIDSNDNMEETQNDVNPSREHVIDIPEMVVPKSKAPLPRPPPPYPQRLAKKNNENKFKKFIEMMKSLSINVPLVEALKQMPGYAKFMKDLLEDPGAFTIPCTIGRADFKKALCDLGASINLMPYYVFKTLGNVQPRDTSMRLQMADRTMKRPLGIIDDVLVWVDTFILLANFVILYCEVDYEVPIILGSSFLATGKALVDVEEGELTFRVGDENVVFHV